One window from the genome of Schistocerca piceifrons isolate TAMUIC-IGC-003096 chromosome 1, iqSchPice1.1, whole genome shotgun sequence encodes:
- the LOC124777237 gene encoding flocculation protein FLO11-like produces the protein MTVGAFDVLTAPPATPGVTVSDSAAAPAPFAAVTVGAFDVGTAPTATPDVTATDSAPAPAPFATVTVAAFDVVTASDATPGVTATDSAAAPATFAAVTVGAFDVVIAPAGTPGVTATDSAAAPATFAAVTVGAFDVGTAPGATPDSAAAPATFAALPHAPVDVDVVDKCFQAVFSPLQTLS, from the exons ATGACTGTAGGCGCCTTTGATGTCCTCACTGCACCACCTGCTACTCCTGGCGTCACTGTAAGTGACTCCGCTGCTGCCCCTGCCCCTTTCGCCGCTGTGACTGTAGGCGCCTTCGATGTCGGCACTGCACCAACTGCTACCCCCGACGTGACTGCAACTGACTCCGCTCCTGCCCCTGCCCCTTTCGCCACTGTGACTGTAGCCGCCTTCGATGTTGTCACTGCATCAGATGCTACCCCTGGTGTCACTGCAACTGACTCCGCTGCCGCCCCTGCCACTTTCGCCGCTGTGACTGTAGGCGCCTTCGACGTTGTCATTGCACCAGCTGGTACCCCCGGCGTCACTGCAACTGACTCTGCTGCTGCCCCTGCCACTTTCGCCGCTGTGACTGTAGGTGCCTTCGATGTCGGCACTGCACCAGGTGCTACCCCTGACTCCGCTGCTGCCCCTGCCACTTTCGCCGCTCTGCCT cacgcccCCGTAGATGTGGATGTGGTCGACAAGTGTTTTCAGGCCGTTTTTTCACCTCTAcagacactgagctga